One stretch of Astatotilapia calliptera chromosome 3, fAstCal1.2, whole genome shotgun sequence DNA includes these proteins:
- the sec24d gene encoding protein transport protein Sec24D gives MSQQGYVAAPPYSQAQPGMGAYQGGFGSGPTQPLYGHYGGPPQAFSAPPAGMMKSSVAPAASMPLPAGSSQYNPNVQQNGSHPQSYPAPPAVSAPYGQPPHSLYNSMASPGPPPTQQLTNQMSSMNLGSHVQGLQSPPPPASSVVQQPFQTPPPSTMAPPQMPPGLQSPHMSPLMSPPQSPPESMPMASQSMAGTSMAGMGRPFPGPPPPGPGGFQQPGLGSAGQPGYPQQAGQFGGYMAGPQQNMPGAFPGAQSAMAGPPQKKLDPDSIPSITHVIEDDQVKQGGQVFTTNIRGQVPPLVTTDFTVTDQGNASPRFIRCTTYSLPCTADLAKQCQVPLAAIIKPFASLPKNETPLYVVNHGDTGPVRCNRCKAYMCPYMQFIDGGRRYQCGFCNCVNEVPVFYFQHLDHMGRRVDFYERPELSLGSYEFVATLDYCKNNKPPNPPAYIFMIDVSYNNIKSGLVKLICDELKTLLEKLPREEGMETSAIKVGFVTYNKVLHFYNVKSALAQPQMMVVSDTAEMFVPLLDGFLVNYQDSRAVIYNLLDQIPDMFADTAESETVFAPVIQAGVEAFKAAECSGKLFIFQSSMPTAEAPGKLKNRDDKKLVNTDKEKTLFQPQKGVYEQLSKDCVASGCCVDLFLFPSQYTDIATMADVPSHTGGSVYKYSNFQIETDGEHFLRDLRKDVQKSIGFDAIMRVRTSTGFRATDFFGGIYMNNTTDVEMAAVDCDNGVTVEFKHDDTLSEETGALMQCALLYTTIGGQRRLRIHNLSLNCSSQLSELYKSCETDSLINFFAKSAYRAILNQPLKNVREILVNQTAHMLACYRKNCASPSAASQLILPDAMKVFPVYMNSLMKTAPLVGSTELSTDDRAHQRLSVMAMGVEDTQLLLYPRLIPLHNIDVNSEKPATPVRCSEERLTDSGIFLLENGQSMFLWLGQASSPDLIQSLFNLPSLAHLQGHMCALPELDNPLSRKVRSIISGLLEKRSNSMKLQIVRQKDKPEMLFRQFLVEDKGLHGGASYMDFLCYVHREIRQLLT, from the exons ATGAGTCAACAGGGTTATGTCGCTGCACCCCCGTACTCCCAGGCCCAGCCAGGGATGGGGGCATATCAAGGTGGATTCGGATCTGGTCCTACGCAGCCCCTCTACGGGCATTATGGGGGCCCACCTCAGGCATTCAGTGCTCCACCTGCAG GTATGATGAAATCATCAGTTGCCCCAGCTGCTAGCATGCCTCTGCCTGCAGGGTCTAGTCAGTACAATCCAAACGTCCAGCAGAATGGCTCTCATCCTCAAAG CTACCCGGCTCCACCAGCTGTATCTGCACCGTATGGACAACCACCACACTCACTATACAACAGCATGGCATCACCTGGCCCGCCTCCAACACAGCAGCTCACCAATCAGATGAGTTCTATGAACTTAGGCAGCCATG tCCAAGGACTGCAGAGCCCTCCTCCTCCAGCAAGCTCTGTTGTTCAGCAGCCTTTCCAGACACCACCTCCTTCAACAATGGCTCCACCACAGATGCCTCCAGGCCTGCAGTCCCCCCACATGTCCCCTCTGATGTCTCCTCCACAGTCACCCCCAGAAAGCATGCCAATGGCAAGCCAGTCGATGGCAGGCACATCAATGGCAGGCATGGGTAGACCGTTCCCTGGGCCACCTCCTCCAGGCCCTGGAGGTTTCCAGCAACCTGGTTTGGGATCTGCTGGTCAGCCAGGATACCCCCAGCAAGCAG GTCAGTTTGGAGGATACATGGCTGGGCCTCAGCAAAACATGCCAGGAGCCTTTCCTGGAGCACAATCTGCAATGGCTGGCCCACCTCAGAAGAAACTGGACCCCGACTCTATCCCTAGCATT ACCCATGTGATCGAGGATGACCAAGTGAAACAAGGAGGACAGGTTTTCACCACAAACATCAGAGGACAGGTTCCACCTCTTGTCACCACTGACTTCACAGTGACAGATCAAG GTAATGCCAGCCCCAGATTCATCCGCTGCACCACCTACTCGCTTCCCTGCACTGCTGATTTGGCCAAGCAGTGCCAAGTGCCCCTTGCTGCCATCATCAAACCCTTTGCCAGTTTGCCAAAGAATGAG ACTCCACTGTATGTTGTGAATCATGGTGATACAGGCCCAGTCCGCTGTAATCGATGCAAGGCGTATATGTGCCCTTACATGCAATTTATTGATGGAGGGCGCCGCTACCAGTGTGGTTTCTGCAACTGTGTCAATGAAG TGCCAGTCTTCTACTTCCAACATCTGGACCACATGGGCCGAAGGGTGGACTTCTATGAGAGGCCCGAACTGTCCCTGGGATCGTATGAGTTTGTAGCCACTCTGGATTACTGTAAG AACAACAAGCCTCCAAATCCTCCTGCCTACATCTTCATGATTGATGTGTCCTATAACAACATTAAGAGTGGCCTGGTAAAGCTGATATGTGATGAGCTGAAGACTCTGCTGGAGAAGCTGCCCAG AGAGGAAGGCATGGAGACCTCAGCAATAAAGGTCGGCTTTGTCACCTACAACAAGGTCCTTCATTTCTACAACGTGAAGAGCGCTTTGGCTCAGCCGCAGATGATGGTGGTGTCAGACACGGCCGAGATGTTCGTCCCGCTGCTCGATGGCTTCCTTGTCAACTACCAGGACTCGAGAGCCGTCATCTACAA CCTCCTGGACCAGATCCCTGACATGTTTGCGGACACCGCAGAGAGCGAAACGGTCTTTGCCCCTGTCATCCAGGCCGGCGTGGAGGCATTTAAG GCAGCAGAATGTAGCGGAAAGCTCTTCATCTTCCAATCGTCCATGCCCACTGCCGAGGCTCCAGGCAAACTGAAGAACAGGGATGATAAAAAGCTGGTGAACACAGACAAGGAGAAG ACCCTGTTCCAGCCTCAGAAAGGTGTTTATGAGCAGCTGTCTAAAGACTGTGTGGCAAGTGGCTGCTGTGTGGATCTCTTCCTCTTCCCCAGCCAGTATACGGACATAGCAACCATGGCTGATGTGCCGTCACACACCGGAGGCTCCGTCTATAAGTACAGCAACTTCCAG ATAGAGACAGATGGGGAGCATTTTCTGAGGGACCTGAGGAAAGATGTACAGAAGAGCATCGGGTTTGATGCCATCATGCGTGTCCGTACTAGCACGG GCTTCAGAGCCACTGACTTCTTTGGCGGCATTTATATGAACAACACCACAGATGTAGAGATGGCAGCGGTGGACTGCGACAACGGCGTGACAGTAGAGTTCAAGCACGACGACACACTGAGCGAGGAGACCGGAGCGCTCATGCAG TGTGCCTTGCTGTACACCACCATCGGCGGGCAGCGGCGTCTCCGCATCCACAACCTGAGTCTGAACTGCAGCTCGCAGTTGTCAGAGCTGTACAAGAGCTGCGAGACGGATTCGCTCATCAACTTCTTTGCCAAATCAG CTTACCGTGCCATATTGAACCAGCCTCTAAAGAATGTGAGGGAGATCCTGGTGAACCAGACGGCTCACATGCTGGCCTGCTACAGGAAGAACTGTGCCAGCCCCTCCGCTGCTAGCCAG CTGATCCTTCCTGATGCCATGAAAGTGTTCCCAGTCTATATGAACAGCCTGATGAAAACTGCCCCCCTGGTGGGCAGCACTGAGCTCTCCACGGACGACAGAGCCCATCAGAGGCTGTCGGTCATGGCCATGGGAGTGGAGGACACCCAGCTGCTGCTCTACCCACGCCTCATCCCTCTG CACAACATAGACGTCAACAGCGAGAAGCCGGCCACTCCTGTGCGCTGCTCTGAGGAGCGTCTCACAGACTCTGGCATCTTCCTGCTGGAGAACGGCCAGTCCATGTTCCTGTGGCTGGGCCAAGCAAGCTCACCAGACCTCATCCAGAGCCTGTTCAACCTGCCCTCCCTCGCCCACCTGCAAGGACACATG tgtgCGCTGCCGGAGCTTGACAACCCTTTGTCGAGGAAGGTCCGCTCCATCATCAGTGGCCTTCTTGAAAAGAGGTCAAACTCTATGAAG CTGCAAATTGTGAGGCAGAAAGACAAACCGGAGATGCTGTTCCGTCAGTTCCTGGTGGAGGACAAAGGCTTGCACGGCGGGGCTTCCTACATGGACTTCCTTTGCTACGTTCACCGAGAGATCAGGCAGCTGCTAACCTAA